The following proteins are encoded in a genomic region of Streptomyces collinus Tu 365:
- a CDS encoding DUF1877 family protein, whose translation MSTYLHLRAVPPPALRNSVTWLERLFHDDLRTVCRGTGRHRAEVRDRCRPDQEVLYSGATPHPTPAGPECQAVLGGLPVLHPDPHRQPFLVLTAAQVHQVSDFLEAADFGALWGSARDELLPRYGGADAEPEARGACAAAHRELTAFYTRTAGHGEAVVKWLAERD comes from the coding sequence ATGAGTACGTACCTGCACCTGCGAGCGGTGCCGCCGCCGGCACTGCGCAACAGCGTCACCTGGTTGGAACGGCTGTTCCACGACGACCTGCGGACGGTCTGCCGGGGCACCGGCCGGCACCGTGCCGAGGTACGCGACCGATGCCGCCCGGACCAGGAGGTCCTGTACTCCGGCGCCACCCCGCACCCCACACCGGCCGGGCCGGAGTGCCAGGCGGTGCTGGGCGGCCTGCCGGTCCTCCACCCCGACCCGCACCGGCAGCCGTTCCTGGTCCTGACGGCGGCCCAGGTGCACCAGGTGTCGGACTTCCTGGAGGCGGCCGACTTCGGGGCGCTGTGGGGGAGCGCCCGGGACGAACTGCTGCCCCGCTACGGCGGCGCGGACGCCGAGCCCGAGGCGCGCGGGGCGTGCGCGGCGGCGCACCGGGAGCTGACGGCGTTCTACACGCGGACGGCCGGGCACGGTGAGGCCGTCGTGAAGTGGCTGGCCGAGCGGGACTGA